Proteins from one Cellulosilyticum lentocellum DSM 5427 genomic window:
- a CDS encoding 4Fe-4S double cluster binding domain-containing protein, whose product MKEIDSEFKTFLCKEGASLVGFADMSCIPESKLPIGVAIAVKLPADIVLGIHDGPTKAYYEAYFALNEKLNQIVSRGATFLKGHGYEALAQTTTAVHTNEEHRTVLPHKTVATRAGLGWIGKSALLVTEVFGPAVRLSSILTNAPLRCDEPITVSRCGSCNECTIACPSQAISGKIWKVGMDRDEFFNSYACREKARQIAKEKVGKEITLCGKCFEVCPYASKYLNT is encoded by the coding sequence ATGAAGGAGATAGATAGTGAATTTAAAACATTTCTTTGTAAAGAAGGAGCATCGTTGGTAGGTTTTGCAGACATGAGTTGTATTCCAGAAAGTAAATTACCTATAGGAGTAGCAATTGCAGTGAAATTACCAGCAGATATAGTCCTAGGGATACATGATGGGCCAACGAAAGCTTATTATGAAGCTTATTTTGCATTAAATGAAAAGTTAAACCAAATAGTAAGTAGGGGAGCAACCTTTTTAAAGGGGCATGGCTATGAAGCATTAGCACAAACAACAACAGCTGTTCATACTAATGAGGAGCATAGAACTGTATTGCCACATAAAACAGTAGCTACTAGGGCAGGATTAGGTTGGATTGGAAAAAGTGCTTTACTTGTAACAGAGGTCTTTGGTCCAGCAGTAAGATTATCTTCCATATTAACTAATGCCCCATTAAGGTGTGATGAGCCAATTACAGTATCTAGATGTGGCAGTTGTAATGAGTGCACCATAGCCTGTCCTAGCCAAGCTATATCGGGGAAAATTTGGAAAGTAGGAATGGATAGAGATGAGTTTTTTAACTCTTATGCATGCAGAGAAAAAGCAAGACAGATAGCAAAAGAGAAGGTAGGTAAAGAGATTACTTTGTGTGGTAAATGCTTTGAAGTATGTCCTTATGCTAGTAAGTATTTGAATACATAG
- a CDS encoding DUF4367 domain-containing protein — MRATNTKNVDDLDRELQILESQLYSQDFSLVSNKEKVRKNVLTKVNRKEAIAMKKTISMKKISGIVAAALIGTALLSQTTFAKEIMENIVKMISLGNIEVVQYETPDIESYPFPQVLEGRLFDQEGKPVTTFDKEIEAVYTKDGEKIVDIDMNTGKLTTEKEEALYEVNNTLIVKDKNLLNQYTCFEVKLPSYLPEGYAFDRAEFYKEADKEVKDSKYISLYFLNQATGESIYMQQRYADEETAYSLGTDEIVEEVQVSGVKAIMTGEDNIDWEANGVLYGIRTQGKIDKEQLIKIAESIQ, encoded by the coding sequence ATGAGAGCCACAAACACAAAGAATGTAGATGATTTAGATAGAGAGCTTCAAATATTAGAATCTCAATTATATAGTCAAGATTTTAGCCTTGTAAGTAATAAAGAAAAAGTGAGGAAGAATGTCTTAACCAAAGTAAATAGAAAAGAGGCTATAGCAATGAAGAAAACAATCAGTATGAAGAAGATATCAGGTATAGTAGCGGCAGCATTAATAGGTACAGCGTTGCTATCTCAGACTACATTTGCTAAAGAAATAATGGAGAACATTGTAAAAATGATTTCTTTAGGCAATATAGAAGTCGTTCAATATGAAACGCCAGATATAGAAAGCTATCCATTTCCACAAGTATTAGAAGGTAGATTATTTGATCAAGAAGGAAAGCCTGTTACTACATTTGACAAAGAGATTGAAGCCGTTTATACAAAAGATGGAGAAAAGATTGTTGATATTGATATGAATACAGGAAAGCTCACTACAGAGAAAGAGGAAGCTCTATATGAGGTAAATAATACTTTAATTGTAAAGGATAAGAATTTATTAAATCAGTATACTTGTTTTGAAGTAAAGCTGCCTTCTTATTTACCAGAAGGCTATGCATTTGACCGCGCAGAGTTTTATAAGGAAGCTGATAAAGAAGTAAAGGATAGTAAGTATATTAGCTTATATTTTCTTAATCAAGCTACGGGAGAATCTATCTACATGCAGCAAAGATATGCAGACGAGGAAACAGCTTATTCTCTAGGAACAGATGAAATAGTAGAAGAGGTTCAAGTAAGTGGCGTAAAGGCCATTATGACAGGAGAAGATAATATTGACTGGGAAGCTAATGGTGTATTATACGGCATAAGGACTCAAGGGAAAATAGATAAAGAACAGCTTATTAAAATAGCTGAGTCTATTCAATAA
- a CDS encoding sigma-70 family RNA polymerase sigma factor, producing MEQAIQNTRALEATQNVESLDFTYIFEAYYKRVYNYNYYRTHNQDVSEDLTSQTFEKVFTRLQTYTADKGKFEVWLFTIVRNTMNDYYRSRKKYPWEPLEHVFETISKEKGPEHIILEMEQQTEILKAIKKLNERERNIIAYKYGGNLSNKEIGILMNLNEKHVSVILCRTLKKLKTRLEEENDESHKHKECR from the coding sequence ATGGAGCAGGCAATACAAAATACTAGAGCTTTAGAGGCTACACAAAACGTAGAGTCCTTAGATTTTACATATATCTTCGAAGCATATTATAAACGAGTCTATAACTACAACTATTATAGAACGCATAATCAAGATGTATCAGAGGATTTAACAAGCCAAACCTTTGAAAAAGTATTTACTAGACTACAGACTTATACAGCTGATAAAGGAAAGTTTGAAGTATGGTTATTTACAATCGTGCGAAACACTATGAATGATTATTATAGGAGTAGAAAGAAGTATCCATGGGAGCCATTAGAGCATGTCTTTGAAACAATCTCTAAGGAAAAAGGTCCTGAACATATCATTTTAGAAATGGAGCAACAGACGGAGATACTGAAAGCTATAAAAAAGCTAAATGAACGTGAAAGAAATATAATTGCTTATAAGTATGGAGGAAATCTCTCTAATAAGGAAATTGGAATTTTAATGAATCTTAATGAAAAGCATGTAAGTGTTATTTTATGTCGTACCCTTAAAAAATTAAAAACAAGGCTAGAGGAGGAAAATGATGAGAGCCACAAACACAAAGAATGTAGATGA